The Sporosarcina ureae genome includes a region encoding these proteins:
- the rplE gene encoding 50S ribosomal protein L5: MSRLKEKFSKEITPALMSKFEYTSVMQVPKVDKIVINMGVGDAVQNTKALDAAVEDLATISGQKPVITKAKKSIAGFRLREGMPIGAKVTLRGERMYEFLDKLVSISLPRVRDFRGVSKKAFDGRGNYTLGVKEQLIFPEIDFDKVSKVRGMDIVIVTTANTDEEARELLAQCGMPFQK, from the coding sequence ATGAGTCGTTTGAAAGAGAAGTTTTCTAAAGAAATCACACCTGCTCTAATGAGCAAGTTTGAATATACATCTGTTATGCAAGTACCTAAAGTAGATAAAATCGTTATCAACATGGGTGTTGGTGATGCTGTCCAAAATACAAAAGCACTTGATGCAGCTGTAGAGGATCTTGCAACTATTTCAGGTCAAAAACCAGTCATTACTAAAGCGAAAAAATCTATCGCAGGATTCCGTTTACGTGAAGGTATGCCGATCGGAGCAAAAGTAACGCTTCGCGGTGAGCGTATGTATGAGTTTCTCGATAAATTAGTTTCAATCTCATTACCACGTGTACGTGACTTCCGTGGCGTTTCTAAAAAAGCGTTTGACGGTCGCGGTAACTATACTCTTGGTGTGAAAGAGCAACTTATTTTCCCTGAAATTGACTTCGATAAAGTATCAAAAGTACGAGGGATGGATATCGTCATCGTGACGACAGCTAACACTGATGAAGAAGCACGTGAGTTGCTTGCACAGTGTGGCATGCCATTCCAAAAGTAA
- the rpsH gene encoding 30S ribosomal protein S8: protein MTMSDPIADMLTRIRNANMVRHEKLEVPASNVKKEIAEILKREGFVRDVEYVEDNKQGIIRIFLKYGQDNERVINGLKRISKPGLRVYAKSNEVPKVLNGLGVALVSTSNGVLTDKEARAKQVGGEVVAYVW from the coding sequence ATGACAATGAGTGATCCGATTGCAGATATGCTTACACGCATCCGTAATGCGAACATGGTTCGCCACGAGAAGCTTGAGGTACCTGCTTCAAACGTAAAGAAAGAAATCGCCGAGATCTTAAAACGAGAAGGTTTCGTTCGTGATGTGGAATACGTGGAAGATAACAAACAAGGCATCATCCGCATTTTCCTAAAATACGGTCAAGATAACGAACGCGTTATCAATGGCTTGAAACGTATTTCTAAACCAGGACTTCGTGTATATGCTAAATCAAACGAAGTACCTAAAGTACTTAACGGCTTAGGTGTTGCACTAGTTTCTACATCAAACGGTGTATTAACAGACAAAGAAGCCCGCGCTAAACAAGTCGGCGGAGAAGTCGTCGCTTACGTTTGGTAA
- a CDS encoding type Z 30S ribosomal protein S14 has product MAKKSMIAKQKRTPKYKVQEYTRCERCGRPHSVYRKFKLCRICFRELAYKGQLPGVKKASW; this is encoded by the coding sequence GTGGCTAAGAAATCTATGATCGCTAAACAGAAACGTACGCCAAAGTACAAAGTACAAGAATATACACGCTGCGAACGTTGTGGTCGTCCACATTCAGTATATCGCAAATTTAAACTTTGCCGTATTTGTTTCCGCGAACTTGCATACAAGGGACAACTTCCTGGCGTTAAAAAAGCCAGCTGGTAA